The genomic region CCACAAACGCCTCGATTACCAGATCCTCCATAACACTTTTTTTCTCTACACCAATCAAGACGACGTCAATCAAAAAATCACTTTGATCGGCGTCAAAATCGATGTCCTGCTGCACAATCCCCATATCGCCGACGGCCATCCCGCAACCCTCGAAGAGCTCAGAAACCATGCCGAAGCGTTCGATGCGAAAGTACGTGCAATCTACGATTTTCAAACCGTCAACACCGTCATCAAAAATTCGACTGCCGCGATTTTGGCCCTGCAAAACCGCCTTTTCGCCCTTAAAGCCGCTAACGCGGCGGAACAGGAACTCTTTCGCGAAATCAGCCGTATCAGCGGAGCCATTCTCCTCGCAAAAAACGGGATGGACGCGCAGCTGATCGCCTCGCTGAACGCTTCGATCACCTCTTTATCGAAAAATCGCCTGAACGATCCGCTGAAAAATGACCTTCTTGAGCGTTCTATCGCCCATTTCAGGGTCATCGAGGAGTATTTTCCCCGCTACGTCCGCCATCTCGAGGAGATCAACGATCCCCAAGTCATCCGCTCCCTCCACCGCAGCAATGAAACGTTCCTGAACGAGTCGGACAGCGAACTGCGACTGATCAACTATTTTTCCTATCTGCTGGTCGCATTGTTCATCATCAGCATCGGGCTGATCACCTTTTTTCTCATCCGCAGCGAAAAGGAGGCACGCCGCGATCCACTGACCCGCCTGCGCAACCGCAAAGCCTACGAAGAGAAAATACGCCACGCGTCCCGTAAACTGTCTCTCATCCTGATCAACATCAACAAATTCAAGCATTACAACGATTTTTACGGCGTTCAGGAAGGGGACCGTCTGCTGATCGAAACGGCGCGGCGGATCAAAACGATGGGATTTGCCGGAAACCATGTTTCCTACTACCGCCTTGGGGCCGACGATTTCGGTATCCTTTTCGAAGAAAGTCCCCTTCTTTCCCTCGAAGAAGCGGCAAAAAGCGTGCTGCATCTGTTTCCGCGCGAGCCGATCGTCATCGACGGGGAAGTCCGCACCCCTTCGATCACCGTCGCGGCATCGAACATAGCGCCCCTTCTCGAAAACGCCGATATGGCGCTCAAAAGCAAACAGCAGCACAACCCCATCTTCTATCACGAAGGGCTCAATCTTCGCCAGGTGATCGAAGAGAACGTCACCAAAGCCAAAGAACTTCGTGAAGCGCTCGAAGAAGACCGGGTCATCCCCTATTTTCAACCGATCGTCGCTCTCTCATCGGGGATGGCGGCGAAACACGAAGTGTTGGCGCGCATCGTCATGAAAGACGGCGAGGTCCGCTCCATCTATCCCTATTTGCACGTCGCCAAGGAATCGCGGCTTTACAACCCCCTTTCGCGTATCATTATTTCCAAAAGCTTCGCGATCATCGCCTCCCGTACAGGGAATTTTTCGATCAATCTCTCGATCGACGATATCGAAAACAATGAAACGGTTGAACTCATCACGCAACTGCTGGAAAAGCATGAAGGGATCGGGAAAAGAATTATTTTCGAAATCCTGGAGAGCGAGGCGATCGAGCGATACGAAGGGACGCTTGAATTCATCGCCCATGTACGCCGCTACGGGTGCCGGATCGCGATCGACGATTTCGGAAGCGGCTATTCTAATTTTGCCCGCATCCTCAATCTTGCCGTCGATATTATCAAAATCGACGGCTCACTGATCCGCCATCTCGACAACGATTCCAAAGCGGTCACGATCGTTCAGACGATCGTCAACTTTACCCGTGCCGCATCCATCGAAACGGTGGCCGAATTCGTCCATAACGAAGCGGTGGCGCAGATCGTCCGATCCCTCGGGATCGATGCGGCCCAGGGATTTTATTTTTACGAACCTTCTCCTCTTCCGCTCAGCCCAGAGTGATATTTTCGATCCATTCGATACCCTCTTCCCAAACGATCAATGCGTCGACGCAGTAATCGAGGTTCAGCCTTTTTTGCTGCAGGTACGACTGTATCGCGCGGTTCAGTTTGGACAGTTTCGCGGGAGTGATATTGTGAACCGCCTGTTCGTAGGAACGGGCGCTTTTCACTTCGACGAAGCGAAGCACGTTCCCCTGTATCGCAATAATGTCGATTTCGCCGAAGCGGTTGTAGACGTTGCGATCAATAATCCGCAGCCCCCTGCTGCGGAGATAGTCGCACCCGCGCTCTTCGGCCGCATTGCCTATCGCGCGGGTATGCACGGGTTACTCCAGGTAGTCGGGCTTGAGGACCTCGACTTTGACCGATTTGAACCGTGCGGTACGGATCAGTTCGTCGCATTCGTCTCCGAACAGAAAATTGATCCGGCTCTTCGCATGGTGAAACGTGGTGAACATCGTCCCTTTTTTGATCGTCGTGCTCACTTTGACCCGTAACGGCGCGCTTTGTCCGTACTCGCTCCGCAAAACCACGAAATCTTTGTATTCGAAAAAATCGGCATCATCGACACTGACGAGGAGGATATCCTCGTCGTGCGAACGGTGAAGTTTTTCGCACATATTCGTCTGTGCGGCGTTATTGTAATGGACAAGCACCCGCCCCGTCGTCAGATAATATCCTTCGTGCCCTTGACGTTCCAGGAGTTCTTGTACCTGTCCGCGCGGTTCGTATTGTTTGTAACGGAACGAACCCAGCTCGTCCTTGGTCCGGAACGCGTCGATATGAAGCACCGGCAGATCTTCTTCCTGTACCGGCCATTGCAGGCCGCTTAAGCGCGCGGCTTCGAGTTTTTCGTAACTTGCCCCACCGAAACGCAACGGTGCATCGACCCGGACACGTTCCCATACGTCACGCGGGCTGTTGACTCCCAGATCGGTGCCGTAGCGTTTAGAGATTTCGGCGATTACTTCCCAGTCATCGGGCATCGTGACGTTGACCAGCGGTTGCGAAAGGTGCAGGCGGCGCTCGGCATTGACATAGACGCCCGTCTTCTCATAAGCGCTCTTGACGCCGAAAACGATATCGGCGAATTTGGTGATCTCGTTGTCGAACAACTCGTTGACGATCAGAAGTTCCAGATTCCCGAGGGCCGAGTGGATCTTGTTCTGGTTGGGGTGAATGTGGGCGATGTCTTCGCTGATGTTGAACAGGGCTTTGATTTCACCCCGCCCCATCGCGTCGATCAGGTCGGGAGTCATCATCCCGACTTCCTTGGGAGGCTGATAGTCCGGGGCGTAATAAGGAAGCATTCCCACGTCGCACGTTCCCTGCACGTTATTCTGTCCGCGCAACGGCATCAGTCCGGCTCCCCGTTTTCCGATATTTCCGGTGAGCATCGCCAGATGAGTGATTGCCATCACCGCATACGATCCGTCCAGATGCTCGGTGATTCCGAGTCCCCAGAAAAAAAGGCTTTTACGGGTCGCGTATTTGCGTGCGACCGTACGTACCTCATCGGCAAGCGGTTCATAACCGGGAAGCTGCAAGAAGAAATCGGGATTCGCGTACGGATCGGAGAGGATGGCGTTTTTGTACTCCTCATACCCTTTGGTCCGTGTGTTGACGAACTCCGTATTGACGAGATTTTCGCTGATGATGACGTATGCGAGCATGTTCAGCACCATCAGGTTGGCTTCATAAGGGATGCTCAGGTGCTCGCTTGCCGATTTCGAGAGCTGGATGCGGCGGACGTCGAGAACGGCCAGTTCCACCCCTTTGTTCTTGATGACGTCAAGCATCCGGTTGGCCACGATCGGATGCCCCTCGGTCGTATTGGTCCCCATCGCTACCATATACTCGGTCTCGTAGATGTCGTCAAACGGGTTGGTTGCCGCACCCTCCCCGATCGTGGTGCGCATCCCTTTCAGCGACGGGGAGTGGCAGACACGGGCACAATTGTCCACGTGCGGCGAACCGACGACGTGACGGGTGAAATGCTGGAAAAGGTATGAGCTCTCGCAGCTCGTCCGCGCCCCTCCGATCGCTGCGAACGCGTGCGAACCGTACTGATCGGTAATGGCCCGCAGTTTCCGAGCGGCCAGCTCATAGGCGCTGTTGTAGCTGATTTCGTACCATTCTGTCCCGACGGGCTCGAGATAATCCATATCCAGATCGGCAAACAGCGCGGCGTTTTTGGCGAGGAATGATTTGCGCACGCGTGCGTTCCGCAGCCGCTTTGAATGGGTCATGAAATCCCAGCCCTGTTTCCCTTTGATGCAAAGTCTTCCCTGGGAAACCGTCCCCTCTTCCTTGGCAAAAATCTTCCGGACCTTGTTGTCTTCGACCTCAGCGGAAATATCGCATCCCACACCGCAATAGGTACATACGCTGTCTATGACCATCGGATTCTTCTCCGCTTTAGCAGGCTTAGGCGCCCTTTTTAAAATTTGTGAAGTGTACTATTTTGTCTCTTAAGGGTTGCGGAAGCATCGAGACAATTCGTATCATTAAGTAAAACCTAAAAGGAAAGGCATAACGGTGTTTTCGTCGCCCGATGGCGCGTGCGATCCGTTCCACCCCTTCTGCGGTCGGCATGAAAAACGGCATTTTAAAGCGATTTTTCTGCGTCATTTCCGAATCGATGAAACCGGGCATAATCGTCATTACCCTGATGCCGTGCGGTGCAAGCTGATAATGCAACCCTTCCGCATAGGCATTCAGCGCCCGCTTGGAGCTGCTATACGCAATCGACGTCGGCATCGTGAACAACGAAGCCAAAGAGGAGATAAAGACGATTTCCCCCCCTTTTTGCTCGATCAGTTTCGGGATTATCGGTTCGAGCAAGGCGTGGACGCTCAGGAAATTGGTCGCGAACAGCCGCTCGAAATCCTCAAACGGCGTCACCCCGCCCAAGTGCCCGACCGATACCCCGGCATTGAGGATGATCCGATCGATCCGCTCCCGCGACAGGATTTCCCCGATCCGGCGCATCCGTTCAAAATCGGTCACGTCGGCTTCGATCGTCTCTACCTCCGCTCCGGCAGCACGGCACCGCTGCGCAACCGCCGCAAGCCGCTCGGCACGGCGGGCGATCAGCACCAGCGCATGCCCCTCTTGCGCATAATGGAGCGCCAGCGCTTCCCCCAGCCCGCTGCTGGCCCCCGTGATCACTATCCGCATCGCTACTCCCGCAAGGTAATTGTCGATATAATTATACCCATGAATGAAACACTGCACATCGGGGAACTCAATACCCTCGTTATCGACCGTTCAACGGTCCCCGGACTTTTTTTACGCGCGCTGGACGGCAGCGACATCCTCCTTCCCAACCAGTACGTGACGGAGTCGATGCACGTCGGAGACACCATCGACGTTTTCGTCTACACCGACAGCGAAGACCGTCCCGTCGCCACGACGCTCTCCCCCAAAGCGATGCTGGGGGAAATCGCCTTTTTGGAGGTTGTCGATACGGCCCCGATCGGGGCTTTCGTCGACTGGGGGCTCATGAAGGATCTCTTCGTCCCCAAAGCGCTCCAGAAACGCCCGTTTACCGTCGGTGAAAAACGGCTGGTGCGGGTTATCCGTGATGAACAGACCGGGCGGCTGGTGGGAACCGAAAAAATCACCGGCGGCCTTGAGACTCCACCGAGGGATTTTTACCCCAACACCCCGGTCACTTTCATGATCATCGCAAAAACACCGCTGGGCTACAAGGCCATTGTCGACCACCGCTATGAGGGGATGATCTACGCCAACGAGATTTTCGAAGAGGTGCGGGTCGGACAGATCAAGCACGGTTTCGTCAAACAACTGCGGAGCGACGGTAAGCTCGACCTCTCGCTGCAAATGACCGGTAAGGCCAAAGCCTCCGGTGCGGCGGAGAAGGTGTATACGATGCTGCAAGCCAACGGCGGCATGCTCCCCTACAACTCCAAAACCGATCCCGAGCTGATCCAAAAAGCGTTCGGCCTGAGCAAGAAAAATTTCAAAGCGGCACTCACGCAGCTCGTCGCCGATCAAAAAATCATGGTCAAGGAGAACGGTATCTATGGGATTTAAACCACGCCGACGCAATCCGATCGTCCAGCTCAGACCCCGCCAGATCAGCTACGAAGAAGGTGGACGCCACATCACGCTTCTCTCGCTCAACCGTGACACGATGGAGATCGAAGTCGAAATCAAAGAGGGGAACGTGAGCACTGTCGTCTCCGACTTCCCTTTCGCCCATCTTCCCAAAAAGATCAAGAAAGAGATCAACCCGCTATAATTCGCTTACGCAATTCAGAAAGGAACTTCATGTCACAATTCGCCAATGTCACCATCGACAAAAATGCCAACGTCTATTTCGACGGCAAAGTCACCAGCCGTACCGTCCGTTTCGACGACGGAAGTGTCAAAACGCTCGGCATCATGCTCCCGGGAGAGTACACGTTCAACACCGGCGATAAAGAGATCATGGAGATCATGACCGGAGAGATGGAGGTTCAGCTTCCCGGTTCGGACGCTTGGATTTCAGTCAAAGGACCGCAAAGCTTCGAAGTCCCCGCCAACAGCGCATTCCACCTCAAAGTGGCAACCATCAGCGACTACTGCTGCAGTTTCGTCAAATAACCAAAGCCGCCCGAACGGGCCGCTTTTACCCCCGGTTCACCGTTTCAGGATCACTTCCAGCGCCTGATGCAGCGCGTGCGTCGTCGTACGGGTCTCCAGCAGGTGATTGATATGGATTTTTTCGGCCTGTTCTTTCATCGACGCCGAAACCGTATCGACCAGCAGCACGATATCGACTTCATCGGCGTTCCCCATCATCCGCAAGACCTTGATCACCGATTTGAAATCGGCTTTCTGATCGATAAAAATATAGTCCGGAAGCTCTTTTTTGATTCGTGCCACCGCTTTTTCCGCCTCCAGCGTCATCGTCACATCCGAATGTTTGTCGGAGGAGAGAATCGCTTTTTTAATCCGATGCGCATGATGTTCCTCGCATCCCAGATAGACGATGCTGCGCCGCTGCAGCGATTCAAGATGCGGAATCAAATCGAACAGTGCCCGGTTTTCGTCTGAAAGCTTGTCGGTATTCAGCGAGTTGAGATAATATCTCAGATACGTGAGGCTCGAGAGCTGCCCGGTAATATTGGAACGCCGGAAATACTCACGGATCGCTTTTGAGGCGCGGGCTTTTTTTCCAGAGGGTGAGGTCGAATGAATAAGCCAGCTTGTCAAGCAAACGGGTAATCTTTTCTTCGAAACGCCTCGCCTGAACCACGTATTTGGAGCGGAAACTCTCTTCGTTCTCGGTAATGATCATGTCGATAAACTGCGCCAGACGAAAATTCTCCTCTTCCAATTCGCGCTTGAGATGGATGGCATCGACCGCTTTGGAACGTACGCTCGTCATTTTGGCAACCGCGATGGGGTATTTCTCGGAGGTTTCGGGAAGCTTTTTGAGAATATTTTCAAGCTTCGCCATCGCCCCCTCGGCCACGGCGATATTGATGTCGTGTTTGGCGATTGCTTCCTTGTTGGATTCAAGTTTGTGCTGCGCTTTTTGAAACTCGTCGTTGCGGTTCAAAAAGAGTTCGTAAAACGCTTTTTTGATGTGTCTCGAACGCTGCGTGAACCCGTCATAAATCTCGCTCAGGCGCATCAAATCGCGTGTGATTCCCGCAATTTCGGTATGTTTGAGGTCCAGATCCATGTCGACAAGGTTGTTGTAGGTGGTCATCAAAAACCGTCGCAGCTTTAAAAAATCGATTCCGTGAGGAACTTTTTCGTACGACGCGTACTGCGATATTTCATGATGGATGCCGCTGAAATACTCGTGGATAACGCTTTCGGTCGTAACCGCTTCTTGGAACTCCTCTGTGGCCACAGCGGTCTCTTTGCGGGTTTGCACCTGCCCGCTCTCGTCGCGTACGGCCCGTATTCCCACCGCATCACCGCCGCTTTCTTCGAAAGTGACCAAAATATCCGTTTCGGGGAGAACGTCGAGTTCTTCCCACTGGGCGATACGGAAAGGATAGACCTCTCCCGTACTCGTCACAACCGAGCCTTCTCCTTTGCTTTCATCGTAACGGAGCACTTTTCCCCTGTATTTCATTGCCATTCGTACCGTAAGGCTCCCGCTTCGCGTTATAGAATCTTATTATATCTTTTTGTAATAACTTTGTGATAGCGTTTTAGCGGCGTAGCTCGACATGCTCTTCGTCAATCCATCCTTCCCGTCCATACGCACTCCACCCTTTCTTGGTCGCAATCCCGCTGACTTTGTATGCATTTCCCCGCTTTGCGGTCGACGTAAAAACGGTTTTACTCCGGTACGGGCGGCATTCTCCGTTTCGGGTGCATACCTCGGCCCCCTCTTTGGCGACGAGCGTCACCGGTTCGATCGCCTGGATCTCCCCCTCGGGCATATCTGAAACGGCGGCGGCAGATCCAGCCTCCTTTTGCCGGTTCGGGGCGTCGTGTTTGCCGTCGATAATCTCCAGCAACAGCTTGCGCGCTTCGCGGTCTCCCTGTTTGGCCGCCTTGGACAACCACAGCATCGAGTGATCCAAATTTTTGGGCACACCGCGCCCCGAGGCGTACATCAGCGCCAGATTATACTGCGCGTCGACGTATCCTTGTAGCGCCGATTTTTCGTACCACGATGCCGCCCGCGTCTGATTGCGATCCACCGCGATCCCCCGTTCGTACATCACGCCGACCTCGAACTGGGCCGTCTTGTCTTCGCGCAGCGCATCGGTATAGATTTTCCAAAACGACTCCTGCACCTTTGCATTGGGGAGCGTGTTTTCGGCCGCCGACAATGTGACCAGCAAGGCCATAACGATTATTACCCCGATTTTCCCGTTCATCCGATTCCTTATTTAAAGTGTGTTGTAGGCGCGGTCTCCCGCGTCTCCAAGTCCGGGAATGATAAATTTATTCTCATCCAGTCCCAGGTCGATTTGGGCGATGTACATCTCGACGTCGCCGTGTTCGGATTCAACCCGTGCTATTCCCTCGGGCGAACCGATGACGTGAAGGGTGATGATTTTTTCGGCCCCTTTGGCCTTTACCGTCGCAATTGCGTCGCAAAGCGATCCCCCCGTAGCCACCATCGTATCGACCAGTATCACCGTTTTGCCGCCGCAATCTCTCAAACGGTCGTAATACAGACGGCTTTCATGGGTGCGTTCATCGCGCTTGATCCCCAAAAAGCCCGATTCTACGTTCGCCAACGTTTCGATAATCGCCTCGTGCATCGGCAATGCCGCCCGCAGAACCGAAACGACGACCAGCGAGGATTCGTCGATGAATTCCATTTGGGTCTCCCCTCTCCAGCTCCGGAGCGTTCTTGCCACCGTCGGCGTTTTCCTGAGCGCTTCGTTCAAAAGGATTTTTGTAATCTCCTTGATCGTATGGCGAAAAACGAGCGGCGTCAGACTGACATCGCGCAGCGTGTTGACCAGGGTCGTTAAAAGGGGGGATCGGGGGTTGGTGCACATCGGGTCTCTTTTGGTTCGATATGCGTAATTATAGTGAAATCGACGGGAGAAACGCACCTGCAATGCAGGGCGTATTATTTGTAGCGGTAAGTGATGCGCCCTTTGTCAAGGCTGTAAGGGGTCAACTCGATTTTCACCGTGTCACCGGGGAGAATTTTGATGTAGTGCATCCGCATTTTTCCAGCAATATGGCACAAAATCACATGCCCGTTCGCCAGTTCTACCCGAAACGTTGCGTTCGGTAGCGCCTCAATGATCTTTCCGTCTACTTCAATGACATCATCTTTTGCCATCTTATTTCCTTTACGCGATTGATAATATTTCAGCTCTACCGTTGATAACCGCAACCGTATGCTCATAATGGGAGCCTTTCAGCCCGTCCGTGCTGACTACATCCCATCCGTTAGAAAGAATCTTGGATGTCCCTTCCCTGTGACAGATCATCGGCTCGATGCAAAACACCATTCCGTTTTTGATCTTCGGACCCGCCTTGGGGTTGGGTCCATCAAGGTAATTGGGAATTTCCGGTTCTTCGTGGGGCTTTTTTCCGATCCCGTGTCCGCAAAATCCGCGCAAAGGGACGAATCCCCGCCCAAGGATGAATTTTTCGATCTCATGTGAGAGCTCTTTAAACCGCATCCCTTCACGGATGACGTCGATGGCGTGGTAAAGAGAATCTTTTGCGCACGCGATCAACGCTTCGTCTTCTTTGCTGATGGTTCCGACACCGACCGAAACGGCACCGTCTCCGAAGTATCCCCCTTTTTGGGTCCCCACGTCAAATCCTACAATGTCCCCTTCTTTGAGGGCATAGTCGGTGGGTATTCCGTGGATGATCACTTCGTTGACAGAGATGCAGACGGCATTGGGGAAACCGTAAAGGCCCTTGAAAGAGGGGGTGGCGCCTTGGCTGCGGATATACTCCTCCGCCATGGCATCCAGTTCTTTCAGGGTGACTCCGGGTTTGGTATGTTGGGCCAAAAGTTCCAAAGTCGCGCCGACGATTTGGTTCGCCGCACGCAATTTTATGAGTTCGTCGTTTTTTCGCAGCGCAATCGCCATGCTTAGAGGCCAACCGCGCTGAGGGTCTGGTAACGGCTCATGTAGATCTGCGCTTCGATGCGACGCATCGTATCGAGTGCGACCTGGACGACGATCAAGACCGCCGTACCGCCGAAAAAGAACGGTACACCCGCCCCTTTGAGGATGACCCACGGCAGTGTTGCCACAAGACCGAGGTAGATCGCCCCCGTAAAGGTGAGACGGCTCGCCGTTTCGTTCAGGAATTCTTTGGTCGATTCACCCGGACGGACACCCGGAATGAATCCTCCCTGGCGTTTCAGGTTCTCGGAAATGTCTTTGGCGTTGAACACGATCGACGCGTAGAAGAACGCAAAGAAAACGACAAACAAGAACTGCAGGAAGTTAAAGAAATAGTGATTCGGGTTCAGAAGATCCGCGATCCCCTGCACCGTCGGGTTTGTACTGCTCGAGAGCACGGTCATCGGGAACATCAGGATCGCCGAAGCGAAAATGACGGGGATGACCCCCGAAAGGTTTACTTTGACGGGAATGTAGTTCATTACCCGTTTGTTCTGGTGAGCCATCATCGTCTTTTTCGCGTACGTCACCGGAATGCGGCGTTCGCCGAGTTCAACGTAAATGATCACAAGGACCGTCGCAAAAATCAGCGCGATGATCAGCAAGAGTGTCAGGAAGCTCATCGCCCCCGTATTCACCATGGTCACGGCCTGGCCGATCCCGCTGGGAATCGCCGAAACGATACCCGCGAAAATGATCAGCGAAACACCGTTTCCGATTCCGTTTTGGGTAATCTGCTCACCAATCCACATCAGCAGCATCGTCCCCGCCAGCATCGAAACCGTCGCGAGAATCATGAACGTCGTATGATCGACGAGAATAGCGCTGCTACCGTCTTTGCCGGTCATGCTTTGCAATCCGATGCTCACCCCGATCGCCTGAACGATCGTAATCGCAATCGTCGCATAACGGATGATCTGCATGTATTTCACCATACCGTCACGCTCTTTTTTCATTTGAGCCAGGTTCGGGAAAGTTGCAGCCAACAGTTCCATGATAATCGAAGCGGTGATGTAGGGCATAATGCCAAGGGAGATGATGGAGAGGCGTTCGACGGCATTTCCGCTGAACATGTTAAAGAGACCCAACGCGTCAGCCTGATGCTCGTCGAAAAACGATGCAATGACCGCTGTGTCAACACCCGGAACCGGCACATAGGCCAGTAACCGGAAAATGAAGAGAAAACCGATCGTTATCAAGATCTTGTTTACAAGTTGTTGGTTCATTATTTACCAGTTGTTGTAACGTTTTCGTCTTTGATTTTAGATGCCAGGTCTTTCGCGCTTGCACCGACAAGTTTGACGCTCGTGACCGATTTTTTCATGCGGTGTACGCCGCGGATCGTTTCCATCGTGATCTCTGCGAGTTCGGCTACTTCTTTCACTTTCTCGACATTGATGACGTAAGGTTTGACGATTTTAGACGTAAACCCGATTTTTGGCAAACGGCGTGCTAGAGGCTGCTGTCCACCCTCAAAGTTACGTTTTTCATTGTAACCTTTACGCGCTTTTTGACCTTTGTGACCTTTACCGGCCGTTTTACCGTTTCCGCTGCCCTGGCCACGTCCGATACGTTTTTTGCTGTGGGTAGAACCCGCAGCAGGTGTAAGATTTTCGAGTGCCATTACTTACCCTTTGATACGTGAAAGCGCATCAATCGTTGCGCGTACCACGGTGTTTGGATTGTTGGAGCCCAGAGACTTCGTAAGAATGTCCTGGATCCCTGCAAGCTCGAGTACCGGACGGGTCGCGCCACCGGCGATAACCCCTGTACCTTCAGATGCCGGTTTGAGCAAAATGCGGCTTGCATTGTATTTTACTTCGATATCGTGAGCGATAGTCGTCCCTTTGATCTTGACTTCCGTCAGATTTTTGAACGCTTCGTCTACCGCTTTACGGATCGCATCGGGAACCTCTTTGGCTTTACCGACTCCGTAGCCGACGGTACCTTTTTTGTTACCGACAACGACAAGAGCGGTAAAACGGAAACGACGTCCACCTTTTACAACTTTTGTTACACGACCGATGTTTACGATCGATTCTTCAAATTCTTCTCTGTTAATCGCTTGCATCATCAGCCCTTAAAACTTGATTTCGTTTGCGCGAAGCGATTCGGCAAACGCTTTGACCACACCGTGGTACAAGAAACCGTTACGGTCGAACGTAATCTCGTTGATTCCGGCGTCTTTGAGGGTTTTAGCAAACGCTGCGGCCGCTTTTTCGGCGCCTTCTTTGTTTGCACGGAGACCCAAAGTTTTTGAATGTACGCTGGCCAGCGTTACACCCTGCTCATCGTTGATCGCTTGCGCACTGATGTAGCGGTTTGAGCGGAATACGGAAACACGTGGAAGTGTTGCGCATCCTGCGATTTTAGAGCGGATGCGGCGTTTGCGCTGTACGCGTTTTGCCGCTTTGATTTTAAGTATTTTACCTGTCATTTCATCGCCCCTTATTTCTTAGATGTCTTACCGGCTTTACGCAGGATAGTCTCATCAGCATATTTAACACCTTTACCTTTGTAAGGCTCAGGCGGACGGAATGAACGGATTTCAGCAGCGATCTGACCTACTTGCTGTTTGTCGGCGCCCTTGACGCTGATAACGTTTTTATCCACTGCGATCGTGATGCCCGCAGGAATATCGTAGTTGATATCGTGGCTGAAGCCCAGTTGCAGGTTCAAAACGTTTCCGTTGACGGCAGCACGGTAACCGACCCCGTTGATCTCGAGTTTTTTCTCGAATCCGGCAGTCAAACCGGTAACGATGTTCGCCGCAAGCGCGCGATAGGTTCCCCAGTATGCGCGGTCCTGACGATGGTCAGAGTTGGTGCTGAAAGAGAGCGCGTTGTCTTCGAGTTTTACGCCGCAGTTGCCGCGTGTGTCGAGAACTTGCGTAACGTTCCCTTTTGCAAAAGTAATGACGGTACCGTCAATGCTTACTTTGACATCATTTGGGATAGAAATAGGATTTTTACCAATACGTGACATCTTATCTCCTTACCAAATCGTACAAAGGACTTCGCCGCCGACGCCAAGCTCATACGCTTTATCGTTAGGAAGTACCCCTTTTGAACTGCTGACGATGATCGTACCGTAACCGTTTTTGAAACGTTTCAATTCGTCTTTGCCTTTGTAAATACGG from Campylobacterota bacterium harbors:
- a CDS encoding tetratricopeptide repeat protein, whose amino-acid sequence is MNGKIGVIIVMALLVTLSAAENTLPNAKVQESFWKIYTDALREDKTAQFEVGVMYERGIAVDRNQTRAASWYEKSALQGYVDAQYNLALMYASGRGVPKNLDHSMLWLSKAAKQGDREARKLLLEIIDGKHDAPNRQKEAGSAAAVSDMPEGEIQAIEPVTLVAKEGAEVCTRNGECRPYRSKTVFTSTAKRGNAYKVSGIATKKGWSAYGREGWIDEEHVELRR
- the upp gene encoding uracil phosphoribosyltransferase, with the translated sequence MCTNPRSPLLTTLVNTLRDVSLTPLVFRHTIKEITKILLNEALRKTPTVARTLRSWRGETQMEFIDESSLVVVSVLRAALPMHEAIIETLANVESGFLGIKRDERTHESRLYYDRLRDCGGKTVILVDTMVATGGSLCDAIATVKAKGAEKIITLHVIGSPEGIARVESEHGDVEMYIAQIDLGLDENKFIIPGLGDAGDRAYNTL
- the infA gene encoding translation initiation factor IF-1, encoding MAKDDVIEVDGKIIEALPNATFRVELANGHVILCHIAGKMRMHYIKILPGDTVKIELTPYSLDKGRITYRYK
- the map gene encoding type I methionyl aminopeptidase, which encodes MAIALRKNDELIKLRAANQIVGATLELLAQHTKPGVTLKELDAMAEEYIRSQGATPSFKGLYGFPNAVCISVNEVIIHGIPTDYALKEGDIVGFDVGTQKGGYFGDGAVSVGVGTISKEDEALIACAKDSLYHAIDVIREGMRFKELSHEIEKFILGRGFVPLRGFCGHGIGKKPHEEPEIPNYLDGPNPKAGPKIKNGMVFCIEPMICHREGTSKILSNGWDVVSTDGLKGSHYEHTVAVINGRAEILSIA
- the secY gene encoding preprotein translocase subunit SecY: MNQQLVNKILITIGFLFIFRLLAYVPVPGVDTAVIASFFDEHQADALGLFNMFSGNAVERLSIISLGIMPYITASIIMELLAATFPNLAQMKKERDGMVKYMQIIRYATIAITIVQAIGVSIGLQSMTGKDGSSAILVDHTTFMILATVSMLAGTMLLMWIGEQITQNGIGNGVSLIIFAGIVSAIPSGIGQAVTMVNTGAMSFLTLLLIIALIFATVLVIIYVELGERRIPVTYAKKTMMAHQNKRVMNYIPVKVNLSGVIPVIFASAILMFPMTVLSSSTNPTVQGIADLLNPNHYFFNFLQFLFVVFFAFFYASIVFNAKDISENLKRQGGFIPGVRPGESTKEFLNETASRLTFTGAIYLGLVATLPWVILKGAGVPFFFGGTAVLIVVQVALDTMRRIEAQIYMSRYQTLSAVGL
- the rplO gene encoding 50S ribosomal protein L15 encodes the protein MALENLTPAAGSTHSKKRIGRGQGSGNGKTAGKGHKGQKARKGYNEKRNFEGGQQPLARRLPKIGFTSKIVKPYVINVEKVKEVAELAEITMETIRGVHRMKKSVTSVKLVGASAKDLASKIKDENVTTTGK
- the rpsE gene encoding 30S ribosomal protein S5 translates to MQAINREEFEESIVNIGRVTKVVKGGRRFRFTALVVVGNKKGTVGYGVGKAKEVPDAIRKAVDEAFKNLTEVKIKGTTIAHDIEVKYNASRILLKPASEGTGVIAGGATRPVLELAGIQDILTKSLGSNNPNTVVRATIDALSRIKG
- the rplR gene encoding 50S ribosomal protein L18 gives rise to the protein MTGKILKIKAAKRVQRKRRIRSKIAGCATLPRVSVFRSNRYISAQAINDEQGVTLASVHSKTLGLRANKEGAEKAAAAFAKTLKDAGINEITFDRNGFLYHGVVKAFAESLRANEIKF
- the rplF gene encoding 50S ribosomal protein L6, whose translation is MSRIGKNPISIPNDVKVSIDGTVITFAKGNVTQVLDTRGNCGVKLEDNALSFSTNSDHRQDRAYWGTYRALAANIVTGLTAGFEKKLEINGVGYRAAVNGNVLNLQLGFSHDINYDIPAGITIAVDKNVISVKGADKQQVGQIAAEIRSFRPPEPYKGKGVKYADETILRKAGKTSKK